One window of Novosphingobium sp. 9U genomic DNA carries:
- the fabF gene encoding beta-ketoacyl-ACP synthase II — protein sequence MRRVVVTGLGLVTPLGADVETVWANILAGKSGAGPITKFDASDQKCRIACEVKPADHEYGFDPNKRVDHKVQRQVDPFIIYGIDAAGQAIEDAGLTDMDEATRLMAGCSIGSGIGGLPGIESESLVLANKGPARVSPHFVHGRLINLISGQVSIKYGLMGPNHAVVTACSTGAHSIGDAARMIKDGDADIMLAGGAEGTVCPIGIAGFAQARALSTNFNDEPEKASRPYDQARDGFVMGEGAGVVVLEEYEHAKARGAKIYAEVIGYGLSGDAYHVTAPHPEGSGAYRSMAMALKKAGLTPDDIDYINAHGTSTPLGDELELGAVRRLFGDAIGKVSMSSTKSAIGHLLGGAGAVESIFCILALRDQIVPPTLNLDNPSESCLGVDLVPHTAKKREVRAVLNNSFGFGGTNASLIMRKAD from the coding sequence ATGCGTCGCGTCGTCGTAACCGGCCTTGGTCTCGTCACCCCGCTCGGGGCAGATGTGGAAACCGTGTGGGCCAACATCCTGGCCGGCAAGTCCGGCGCCGGACCGATCACGAAGTTCGATGCGTCCGACCAGAAGTGCCGCATCGCCTGCGAGGTGAAGCCGGCCGACCACGAGTATGGCTTCGACCCGAACAAGCGTGTCGATCACAAGGTGCAGCGCCAGGTCGATCCCTTCATCATCTACGGCATCGATGCCGCAGGGCAGGCGATCGAGGACGCGGGCCTCACCGACATGGATGAAGCGACGCGCCTCATGGCCGGCTGCTCGATCGGATCGGGCATCGGTGGGCTCCCGGGCATCGAGAGCGAATCGCTGGTGCTCGCCAACAAGGGCCCGGCGCGGGTCAGCCCGCACTTCGTGCATGGGCGCCTGATCAACCTGATCTCGGGTCAGGTCTCGATCAAGTACGGCTTGATGGGCCCGAACCACGCTGTGGTCACCGCTTGCTCGACCGGCGCGCACTCGATCGGCGACGCCGCGCGCATGATCAAGGACGGCGACGCCGACATCATGCTGGCGGGCGGCGCCGAGGGCACCGTCTGCCCGATCGGCATCGCCGGTTTCGCGCAGGCGCGTGCGCTGTCGACCAACTTCAACGACGAGCCCGAGAAGGCCAGCCGCCCCTACGACCAGGCCCGCGACGGCTTCGTCATGGGTGAAGGCGCGGGCGTCGTCGTGCTGGAGGAGTACGAGCACGCCAAGGCACGCGGCGCGAAGATCTACGCCGAAGTGATCGGCTATGGCCTTTCGGGCGACGCCTATCACGTCACCGCGCCGCATCCCGAAGGCTCGGGCGCGTACCGGTCGATGGCGATGGCGCTGAAGAAGGCGGGCCTGACGCCGGACGACATCGACTACATCAACGCCCACGGCACCTCGACGCCGCTGGGCGATGAGCTGGAACTGGGCGCAGTGCGCCGCCTGTTCGGCGATGCCATCGGCAAGGTGTCGATGAGCTCGACCAAGTCGGCGATCGGCCACTTGCTTGGCGGCGCGGGCGCAGTCGAATCGATCTTCTGCATCCTGGCTCTGCGCGACCAGATCGTGCCGCCGACGCTCAACCTCGACAATCCGAGCGAGAGCTGCCTGGGCGTCGACCTGGTGCCGCACACCGCCAAGAAGCGCGAAGTGCGCGCGGTGCTGAACAACAGCTTCGGCTTTGGCGGCACCAACGCCAGCCTGATCATGCGCAAGGCGGACTGA